A segment of the Butyrivibrio fibrisolvens genome:
AGGCAGGAACTACATATACTCCGGCTGTGTCAAAAACATTGTCTGCATACTCTTCTGACTGGGCAGATGTCTTGATCATTCGCATCTCATCCCTGAGCCACTGTATAGAAGCGCCTGCAACAAATACGCTTCCTTCAAGGGCATACTCAACGTTGTTTCCAATGCTGGCTGCAATAGTTGTGATAAGTCCGTGCTCTGACTTTATGGCATCTCTTCCCGTGTTCATGAGAAGGAATCCGCCGGTTCCGTAAGTGTTCTTAACCTGTCCGGGTTCAAAACAGTTCTGACCAAACAGCGCTGCCTGCTGATCTCCTGCTGCTCCAGCTATCATGATAGGACCGCCAAGGATAGACGGATCTGTATCGCCGTAAATGCAGCTTGAAGGCTTAACTTCCGGCATCATGGAAATAGGAATATTAAAGAGCTTAAGAAGCTCTTCATCCCATTCACACTTATGTATATTAAAAAGCATAGTTCTTGATGCATTAGTATAGTCTGTTACATGAACTTTACCTTTTGTAAGGTTATAGATAAGCCAGGTATCAACATTACCAAAAATAAGCTGACCGTTCTCTGCCTTCTGTCTTGCCCCTTCTACGTTATCAAGGATCCACTGGATCTTGGTTGCAGAAAAGTATGCATCAGGTACAAGCCCCGTCTTTTCCCTGATCTTGTCAGAAAGCCCCTGTTTCTTGATGTTCTCTATAATATCAGCTGTTCGTCTGCACTGCCATACGATCGCATTATAAACTGGTTCGCCTGTTTCTTTGTCCCATACGATGGTTGTCTCGCGCTGGTTAGTGATACCGATCGCTGCAATATTATCTGCGGTTGCCCCAACACTTGCCATAGCTTCTATTGCAACAGCAAGCTGTGAAGACCAGATCTCCCTTGGATTGTGCTCAACCCAGCCCGGCTGTGGATAGTACTGCTGAAATTCCTTCTGCGCCATTGATACGATCTTGCCCGTCTTATCGAACAAGATACAACGTGATGATGTGGTGCCCTGATCAAGGGCTAAGATGTAACTTTCCTGTGACATAGTTTTCCCCTTTTCCCATAATTATTTATATGTCCACTCGAGCCTTACGTAACGCCCCCGTTTTTCGGGCCCGAAGGATACGCGTCCCTGCGTCATATAGCTTGTGCCATATATATCTTCTTCAATTTCAACTTCATCTATTATCTTAAATCCAAGCTTTTCGCACAGATGTATTGAAACTTCGTTCTCTTTTTTTACAAGAGTCTGAACCTTATCAAAGCCAAGGACATTTCTGCCAAATTCCATTATGGCGGCGCAGCTCTCCGTGGCAAATCCCTGTTTCTGCCATGGTACTCCGATAAAAAATCCAAGCTCCGGCTCATCAAATCCGTTTCGGATACTGAATCCTGCGCGGCCTATAAGTTTCCCGTCTTCCTTGTTTATAAGACTCCATACACCAAAGCCCATGAGGGAGTATACCTTTTCTATATAATCCTTCATGTACCTCTTTTCATCAGCAGGATCTTCAAAGAGTCCCTCCATGTACCTGGTCATTGAAGGCTCTGCGTATATCTTATAAAGATCATCAACGTCTTCAACCGTGGTCTCCCTGATCCTGAGCCTGTCAGTCTCCAATATATCCCACGGCTCCCCAGCCTGCCTCTGATATGCTTTGATAAAAGAATCTGCATCTACATCATCTATCTCGCTGAAAATATACTGCGCCCCTTCAAATGATGTACCCTGATCTGATACAGGAGTTATCATGCCGCAAACATATGCGCCTTTATCCTTAAGATATGCAAAATCTTCAGGATCATCACACAGGAAAAGAACTTCTCTGACGTTTTCAGGAATATCGCCTTTTACAGCTGCTGCCTTTGTACTTCCCACATACAAAGACCAGATATCCTGAATTCTCTGAGAAGATATGATTTCAAGATCTATCCCGAAATCAGACAGATAGGTCTTTTCTTCTTCCAGCTCTTTTAGAGATGTATTTGCATTGTCGTGAAAAACTAAAACTACTTTTTTAAGCATATGCGCTATTCTCTTTATGAAAACTATTTTACCATATTCAGTATCCTGATTGGTGAATTTATAAATAACATTATAACATTGATTCATGTTCATTTCGCGCAGGTAAGGTCCTAAGCGAAAATTTTTAAGTTAGATAGCTACTCAAATTTAAAAGCCACAATTTCAGATCATTCCAAAATTGCGGCTTAATATTTCTCTTTATCAATCGATTTTATTCATAAGATATCCGTATGCATATGATTCTCCTGCAGCTTCCTCCTCTGCAGTCAGAAATCTGGTCAGATTATCCCACTGATTATACCCATTTTCATCTGTGGGAACGAAGATCTTACCGGTGGACAGCTGGTAATGATGTACTTCTATGCTTCCATCTGTGAATGTAACTTCAATGGTTATCGTAGCACCAGCAACCTGATCTATATCTTCCCAAAAGCTCTTTTGAAGGTCACTATTTGTACTCCAGAGTTCCTGCGGAACAGACATTCCAAACATCATCGTATTGTCATAAATACCCTCATAAGTACTTCCTGCTACAACCAAATGTTCATAATGGTTGGAAATCCCTTCCATTGGAGCATCTTCTCCTGTACCTTCCTCATCTACGACAAGCTGATAATCGTCATTTCCACTTGTTTCATATCTTTGTGCCTTCTCATAATCAGCATCGCCTTCATAAATAGGCACTACTGAGTATATATTGCACTTGTCTGTAGATATCTTTACTTTTTCTATATTTTCTCCAGATATAGCAAACCTTTGATCCATGTACAGAGAACTTCCAAAACTTGCCGTAGTGTTACAGATGCTCATTATGTCACCGGAAGCCACAGCACTGTCCTGCTCGTCAGATATTGGTTCCGCTGCATTTGCAGTTATCACAAACATATTTCTTGTAGACTGAACAAGGGATGTATTTGTATCGTTATTAACCACCTCTATGTCAGAACCATCTCCTGTACCGGTATTTACTACTGCTTTTTCCCAAGGTCTTATGATACCCATTCCTGTAAAAAGAACTGCGGATGCAGCAACTGCCGCCATTATCCTAAATACCTGTTTTTTATTCACTTGCTTTTTACTCTTTTGCTTTATATCTCCAATTCCTTCTACTTTACCATTTCTATATATTATTTCATCATCAATATAATTCATTGCTTTATATAAATTCTCTGCCTTCATGATACCAGGTATTCCTCCTTTTCAAGTCTCTTCGCAAGCTTGTCACGAAGCCTTTTCAGTATTACCGATACATTATTTTTCTTAATACCAAACTTTTCAGCTATTTCTTCGATACTTTCTGTATAAAAGTATCTGCAGGTAAAAATATCTGCATCCCTCTTCGGAAGATTTCTTACAAAATCTCTGATGATCCCTGCAAGTTCTCTTTCAAGAGCTCCCTGCTCAACATTGTTACCATCAGGGATGCAGTCATACAACTCATCAAGTACCTCAGTGATGGTTCCGCCTCCCCGTTTTCTTGTACGGCTTTTTTCAAACATATTAAAAGCCAGATTACGTGTGATCTTAGCAAGATAAACCTTGAATATCCTGGGCCTTGTAGGCGGAATGTTGTTCCAAACTTTCATGTAGGTATCATCCAGACACTCATCAACGTCCTGCCTATTGCCTAAAATGTTATTAGCTATTGTCTGGCAGTAGTTCCCATATTTCCTGCCTGTTTCATCTATAGCCCTTTCATCCCGGCGGAAATATAACTCTATAATCTCTTCGTCTCTCATCCTTACTCCTTATGTCATCTGTTTTGTAAGCTTACACTTATATAGACAGGGAAAAGTTTCAAATCTTACATATCAAGCTAAAACTCTTTTTTCTTTTTCGAATCAACGAAAGCACTTCCGGTAGATAATAGATCAGCTAATAACGCTTGTAAATACGCCTCATACAGACTTCTTAATATTTTGTTAACATTTTGTTTTACGTTTCTTTACTCGAAATCATTTATTAGTCATATTGATGCGATACACTAATATTGTCAGATGAAGCAATACTAATAAAAAACTTTTTCATAATAATGCCAGGTAAGTGGGGACTTACCTGGCATCCTCCCTTTTATAGGGATCTTTTTTATTAATCCTGTAACGTTCTGCTGTAGTTGGAATCGTACATTCTATATATTTACATTCTGTGCCATCGTATTTTTCTATTACAAGATATCGATGTATTCTCCTGCCAGTGCCTTGTTCATACTACGTACTGCGCAGAACTTACCGCACATACTGCAGGTATCACTGTGATCATCTTCAGGAGCGCGGCTGTCTCTTATAGCTTTGGCAGTTTCCGGGTCAAGAGCTTCTAAGAACTGAGCATCCCAGTCAAGCTTTCTTCTTGCATCAGCCATTCTGTCATCCTGGTCTCTTGCACCGGGAAGTCCCTTAGCTATATCAGCAGCATGAGCTGCGATCTTACTTGCGATTATTCCCTGACGGACATCTTCTACGTTAGGAAGAGCAAGGTGCTCAGCTGGAGTTACGTAGCAAAGGAATGCAGCACCTGAAGCTGCGGCAATAGCTCCGCCTATGGCAGCTGTAATGTGGTCATATCCTGGAGCAATATCAGTAACAAGTGGTCCAAGTACATAGAAAGGTGCACCTTTACAGATAGTCTGCTGAACTTTCATGTTAGCTGCGATCTGATCCATTGGAACATGGCCCGGGCCTTCAACCATAACCTGAACATCCCTATCCCAGGCTCTCTGAGTAAGTTCTCCTAGTCTTATAAGCTCTTCTATCTGGCAAGGGTCTGTTGCATCGGCAAGGCATCCTGGTCTGCAGGCATCACCAAGACTTACTGTTACGTCGTGCTCTCTGCAGATCTCTAAGATCTCATCGTAATACTCATAGAAAGGATTCTCATGTCCTGTCATTGCCATCCATGCAAATACAAGACTTCCGCCTCTGCTTACGATATTCATCTTACGGCTTCCATCCCTGATCTGGCTAATGGTCTTTCTTGTGATTCCACAGTGAAGAGTTACAAAGTCAACGCCGTCTTCTGCATGGAGTCTTACAACATCAATAAAATCTTTTGCTGTAAGATCAGCAAGGTCTCTTTGATAGTGGATTACGCTATCGTAGATCGGAACAGTACCGATCATGGCAGGACATTTACTGCAAAGAAGCTGTCTAAAGGGCTGAGTATTACCATGACTTGAAAGATCCATGATAGCTTCAGCACCAAGGTTAACAGCGCTCATTACCTTTTCCATCTCAATGTCATAGTCTTTACAGTCACGGCTGACACCAAGATTTACATTGATCTTGGTCTTGAGCATGCTTCCGATTCCGTTTGGCTTAAGGCCCTTGTGTCTTGGGTTGGCAGGGATCGCAATTTGTCCTTTTGCAACATGCTCTCTTATAAATTCAGTTGTTCTTCCTTCGTTTTTAGCAACGATCTCCATCTCGGGAGTTACGATTCCCATTCTCGCTGCTTCCATTTGTGTGTGGTATTGTCTGTTCATGAAATCTCCTATTATTGATTTGAATTTAATTGTTTTGTGTTTTGATATAAGATGAGATATTTACCGTTTGTACGTGTACGCATTATTTACAACAGTATTTGATTATCATTTATAGAGGAAAAGTTCTTCATAGTATCAGTATTATCGCAGCAGGAAGGAACCATATGCCACAAAGGTCCTGATCCTTGTCCCAGGTTAAGACCAGCAGCGATAGCCCTGCTTAAATAGTTCTTAGCCTTAGATATCGCATCCTCCATAGACTCTCCTTTTGCAAGAAAAGAAGCTATGGCACTTGAGAGAGTACAGCCTGTTCCGTGAGTGTTAGGATTATCTATTCTTGGAGATGTATACCAAAAATATGAATTATCTTCTTTATATAAAACATCTGCCGACATGCTGTCATCGCTCATATGGCCGCCTTTTACAAGGACGCTGCAATCGTATTTTTCCCTGATTATCCTCGCTGCCAGTAGCTGATCTTCTGCATTTGATATCCTGGATAGACCTGACAATATCATGGCCTCAGGAATATTTGGGGTTATAAGATCAGCTTCTTTTAACAAAAGGGTGCATAGACTATCTATAGCGTCTTCGTTAATTAGTCTTGCTCCGCTTGTTGCAACCATTACCGGGTCAACTACGATATTTTTGGCCTTGTATTCAGACAGCTTAGTAGCGATAACTTCTATAAGATCTGCATTGAAGGTCATTCCGACTTTGACTGCCTCAGGGAATATATCTGTGAAGATCATATCCAGCTGATCTGAAAGAATAGACGGCGTAACCTGCATGATGCTCTTTACGCCCATGGTGTTCTGGGCCGTGATAGCAGTGATGGCGCTCATTCCGAATACGCCGCAGGAGAGCATGGTCTTAAGATCTGCCTGGATACCGGCACCGCCTGATGAGTCGCTTCCTGCAATTGTAAGTGCTGTGTGTTTGATCATAGTATTTGCTCTTTCTTTAAGTTATGATGCTTTGGACTTTGATACAGGTGAATCATTTTCAAGAAGGGATGTGAGTGTGTTGATTGCGTGACTCTTATACAGAACGGTTATAAGAAGTGCGGCTATAACTGTTCCGCCTGCAGTACTTACAAGGAATGGGACCACGTAGGTAAAAAGAGCTGCTTCCTTACCCATAACTAGGCTTGCAACAGGGAATGCCACAAGGCCTCCGATAACTCCTGTTCCTACAACTTCTGCTATATAGGTTGGGATATACTTTTGGGACAACTTGTAAGCTAGTCCGCAGCAAAGAGCGCCAACCATACTTCCAGGGAATGCAAGAAGTGTTCCTGTTCCAAGAAGGTTCCTGATAAGGGATGTACAGAACGCAACCAGAACTCCGTACCAGGGTCCAAGGAACACAGCGCACAGTACATTGACCATATGTTGGATAGGGAAGCACTTAGATGCTCCTATGGGAAAAGAAAATGTGGACAATGATACAGCCAGAGCTGTAAACATTGCTGCAACAACAAGTTTTTTGACTTCTGCTTTTTTCATGATAAAAAATCCTCCTTTGCCTTATGGCTTAAAATCAAAGTCTGTTTCTCTATATTAGAAGCACTGAAAATGCCTGATATTATGGCAACTCCAGCGATGCCGCTTCCTGTAAGAAGGTCCATATTGGATTCATTGATACCGCCTATGGCAACTACCGGGATTGAAATGTTAGACGTAATCTCTTTATAGGTTTCAAGGCTTGTAAGAGGCGTGGCATCCTTCTTGGTTGAAGAGCCAAAGGCAGCTCCTACGCCCAGGTAATCAGCTCCCTGATCTTGCGCAATCCTTGCTTCCTCAAGGTTATGAGCTGTGGCGCCTATTATGTAGCCTTTTCCAAGGAGTTTTCTTGCTTCGCTAACAGAAGTATCGCCTTGTCCGACATGAACTCCTGCAGCCTTTACTTTGAGAGCAACGTTTACATTGTCATTGATGATAAGAGGGATGTTGTATTTATCACATACTGATTTAATAGATTCTGCTCTTTTGATATATTCATCATCTGATATATTCTTTTCACGAAGCTGGATTATTGTGGCTCCGCCAAGAATTGCTTTTTCTACATCTTCTTCAAGAGTATTTTTAAGCCAGCTTCTGTCTGTAATGGCATATAGGTTAAGATCGGATTTATCAAATCTGTATCTCCATGCTTTATCAAGAAGGCTGAGTTCATCAATGAGTGTGCTTCGGTAGCTCATTGTGCCTAGTTTCCCTTCTCCATATATTCTTCGTTCAGCTTTTCTTGCACAGCTTTCGTAGTCCAATATGCAGCTGCTAATACTGTCCAGATCAGAAATGTTTTCTTTTCTACCAGTCGCAAGATAGGTTCCAAGAAGGGCAGACATCATACAGCCTGCACCTGTGAAATGCTTTTGGAAGATACTTCCACCTGGGAATTCTTTATAAAAATCATCTTTTGCAGATACTACAGTGACTGTTTCTCCGGAGATGATGATTATTGTATTAAGCTTTTGGGATAAAGAGATAACAGCGTCCTTATCAAAGCCAAGTCCTGCATCTTCAACACCGTATGTATTCAATTTCTTAGCTTTAGAATCTAATTCAGAACTGTTATCTGATAATCTTGGAGACTTAGGATACGGCATTGTTTTATTGGTTATTTCATCTGTTTTCTTTGCTGTTTCGGTTGTTATTTCAGATACTTCATCTGCATTATGGTCTGTATCATTTTTTATCAGAGAACAAAGGTTCATGATCTCTAGAGCATTACCCCTAATACAGGTAACATGAATTTTGTTAAGAAGGCTTGTGATATTTTCTTTTCTATAGGAGGATGCTCCAACTCCAACAGGATCAAGTACAACGGGGATGCCTTTAGTATTAGCGCTTATCCCTGCAAGTTTTAAGGCTTCGTATTTTTCCAAAGACGGAGTTCCAGTATTAAGTACAAGAGCATCAGAAGATGAAGTAATTTCGGATACTTCAAGCGGACTGTCTGCGCCTATAGCGGTAGCTCCAGTAGCTAGTACTGCGTTAACAGATACTTCTGCAGTTATATAATTGGTAATAATGTGAATCTGAGGATGATGCTTTCGTATAAGACTATTCATATTCATGTTCTGGATGGCTGAACATGTGTTAGAACCCTCATACCTGAGGATATAAGGAAAGCTTTGCGCTTTAGAAACACTCTTTTATAAAGAAATCCAATAGATAGATCTTTATAAAAAAGCGCCATCTAATTGGATGGCGCTAAGTATAGCTATAGTTACAAGTAGAGTGCTACTTGTCGACGATTCCTACGTTGGCATTATCCAAATCAGGTACAGGGTCGTGTTCTTCACACCTCTCAGCCGGTAACCAGCTCCCCTTGTCATATATTTAATTTGTATATATCATTTTTAACGTGCTACTGTAGTGTAGCACTTGTTATGGATTTTAGCAAGAATATAATCACGATGAGAACCTGTCACCATACACTTGGTGGCAGGTTCTTATATATGCTAATTGTATGAATGTACTTATATGTAACGCCAATTATCTTTCAGGAAGCTTCTCAGGTTCCGGATATGTTTCACCGAATGTATCAACTGTAACACTCTTCATCTTCTGCTCGTTAACAGGTCTGTCGTTCCAGTCTGTCTGAGTCTCAGCGATTGTGTTAACAACATCCATGCCCTCTGTAACCTTACCGAATGCAGCGTACTCACCATCAAGATGAGGAGCATCCTTGTGCATGATGAAGAACTGTGATCCTGCAGAATCAGGGATCATTGTACGAGCCATAGAAAGTACACCGGGTGTGTGCTTAAGGTCATTCTTGAAACCGTTATGTGAGAACTCACCCTTGATCGAATATCCCGGACCGCCCATACCTGTTCCTTCAGGATCTCCACCCTGAAGCATGAAGCCCCTGATTACTCTGTGGAAAATAACTCCATTGTAGAATCCCTTATTTATAAGAGAAATGAAATTGTTAACTGTGTTAGGTGCAATTTCAGGATAAAGCTCTGCCTTGATAACATCTCCGCTTTCCATTGTAATTGTTACTATTGGGTTCTGATTAGCCATTATAATGACTCCTTCCGTTTTAATCTTATATCATAGGTGCTGTTTTCACGGCACTTTGATCGTCACAGCTCGTGGCAGGTTATTGATCACAACCTTTGTATGTTCACCGCCGTATTCACCGTCCCTTGTCCAGGCAACCGGTATATCTGATTCAAATGTAATATTTCTAAGTTTTATATTGATCAGGTCATTACTGCTAAGTATCTTGCTATCAAGAAGCGCACCTACAAGATTCGGAAGATCTATTAGACTCTTCGGTTTTCTTACAAGTGTGACTTCAAATTCGCCATCATCAAGCTTAACATTCTTACCTGTAATATTCTGTATTCCGCCAACCTGTATAGAGTTAGTTACCATACCATAGATAAATTCATCTTCCAGTACAGTTCCATTTCCATACGTTATTTTCATATGATAGGTTTTAATATCTTGAAGCTCTTTGACACTCTGAAGGATATACGCAGCATGCCCAAGGGCGTTCTTAAGGCTCTGATCTGTTGAATATGAGACATCTGTGAATATGCCAAAAGCAGCACAATAAACGAAATACTTATCGTTCATCGTACCGACATCACTCAAAAAATCATTACCATTTACTACTATCTGAGCGGCCTTCGTCATAACAGAAGGAATCTTCAGACTCTTTGCATAATCGTTGGTAGAACCGGCCGGGACATAACCTATCGGCACTTTGAATTCAGAATTCATCATGCCGGATACAACTTCATCAAGAGTACCGTCCCCGCCACTGCACACTACAATACTGTAGTCGTCTGCGCGATCACGGACACGTTTTTCTCCATCTCCCTGGCTCTGAGTAGGATAAGCAGTTACCTCATATCCTGCCTTTGTAAATATATCGATTATATCAAGAAGATGTCCTCTTATAGTTGCTTTCCCGGCATGAGGATTATAGACAAATAACATTCTGGGAGCATTCATATATTTTATGGTCTGCCCTTTTTAAATATTTTTCTCAGGCAAGTGATGTTGCGCCTTCGAGATAGTTAGCCATATCAGCGACTGCAGCAGCTTCGTCACCGCCCTCAGCGATAACATCAACCATTTCGCCGCTCTTAAGATTAAGAGTCATCATACCCATAATGCTCTTAGCGTTTACTTTTCTTTCCTGTACTTCGATGTGAATAGTGCTGTCGTATTTGCTTGCAACCTGTACAAGTTCAGCGACAGGACGTGCCTCAAGTCCATGTGGCAGTTTGATTTCGATAGATTTTTTGATCATAACTCCTCTTTCCTCTACGCTATTAAGCGTCCTAAAACCTTGCTTCTCTTATCCTCGCAGCTTGTCTGCAAGTTCACTGAGTTTTCGAAGTCTGTGATTGACTCCGGATTTGCCGACTGGTGGATTTAAATAACCTCCAAGCTCCGACAGTGTTGCTTCCGGATGTTCGAGTCTGACTTCTGCTATGGCCTTAAGGCCTTCTGATAACTTCGAGAGTCCATAGTGCTGCTCAATATACATGATGTCATCCATCTGCCTTGATGCCGCATTTGCTGTCTTTGCAATATTGGCAGTCTCACAATTAACCCTACGATTGACGGAATTACGCATATCCTTTAAGATCCTGAGATTCTCAAGATTCATAAGACCTACGTGGGCTTCCATTATATTAAGAAGATCTACGATCTCCTCGCCCTCTTTGAGATATACTACGTAATATTTCTTCCTCTGTATCAGCCGACCCTTAATACCAAAATCACCGAGGATATCCATTAGCTGTCTCGCCTGTCCCTCGTTATCACATACGAATTCCATGTGATAAGACTTCGTCGGATCTGATATAGAGCCAGAACAGATAAACAAGTCTCTAAGGAATGCTCTCTTGCAGCACTGACTGCGCAACAAAAGAGGACTTACGACTCCGTTTGGAACCCGAAGTGTCCCGTCCTCATCAATTTCCTTAAGCGCCATGAGTATCGTTTTCAAATGGTCCTGATCAAGCGAAACTTTCTTGTAATAACGGCCATTAACGTGTAACTCTCGTTCCGTCTCCAGAATATCAGTATCTATATTAAATGCTTTTTTTAATATTGTAAAGCATTTTCTAACCGAAAAAACGTTATCTGTTTGCATAAAGAGCGTTAAATCGTGGCTTTGCGGGTCTTTTTCAAGGTAACATTCCATACGAAAAATAACCGAAAGTCCGGCAAGAAGGCAATGCCTTGCTTTGCCTGTATGCGCTATAAGCTCTTCCTTTATATCTGTTGAAAAAGACATCCTTTAAGTCTCTCCTGTCGCATCTTCATCACGCCTGTGGGGGAACAAAGCTCTTTCTTGCCTTATCAACATCACGATGTGATATCTTGAGGCCATAATTACCTTTTCCATACATTCTTGCAAACAGTTCATTGGCTATGGTCACACTTCTGTGCTGACCGCCTGTACAGCCTATTCCGATTACAAGCTGATATTTACCTTCTTTGATATATCCGGGGATAAGGAAAGTCAGCATATCTTCAAGTTTATCAATAAACTGCCCGCATTCAGGGAAGCTCTTAACGTAGTCCTGAACAGGCTTGTCATTACCTGTCTGGGGACTTAATTCTTCTACATAATAAGGATTGGGCAGGAACCTTACGTCAAATACAAGGTCTGCATCATCCGGTATTCCGTACTTAAATCCAAAGGAAAGAATAGTAACGATAAGATTGTTATAGGTCGCATTCTCTACAAAAATACGATTAAGCTCTATCCTTAATTCTCTTGTAAGAAGCTTGGATGTATCGATTATGTAATCAGCCTTTTCCTTAAGTCCTGAAAGAATCTCTCTTTCTCTTTTTATACCTTCTTCTATTCTTCCGCCGTTTGCAAGAGGATGAAGACGTCTGGACTCTTTATATCTTTTGACAAGGACCTGATCACTAGTCTCCATAAAGAGAACTTCAACAGGGACACCTTTCTCTCTCAAGGTATCGATAACAGCCGGAACCTCGCGGAAGGCTTCGCCGCCTCTAACATCCATTCCAAGTGCCACTTTGGTTATTCCACTTTCAGGCACCAATATAAGTTCTACAAATTTCTCTATAAGAGATATTGGGAGATTGTCTACGCAGTAATATCCCGAATCCTCAAGCATGTGAATAGCAGTCGATTTACCGCCGCCGCTCATACCTGTCACTATAACAAAGCGCATATAAATCTCCTTTCAAAACAAATATAAATAAGAAAC
Coding sequences within it:
- the glpK gene encoding glycerol kinase GlpK, with product MSQESYILALDQGTTSSRCILFDKTGKIVSMAQKEFQQYYPQPGWVEHNPREIWSSQLAVAIEAMASVGATADNIAAIGITNQRETTIVWDKETGEPVYNAIVWQCRRTADIIENIKKQGLSDKIREKTGLVPDAYFSATKIQWILDNVEGARQKAENGQLIFGNVDTWLIYNLTKGKVHVTDYTNASRTMLFNIHKCEWDEELLKLFNIPISMMPEVKPSSCIYGDTDPSILGGPIMIAGAAGDQQAALFGQNCFEPGQVKNTYGTGGFLLMNTGRDAIKSEHGLITTIAASIGNNVEYALEGSVFVAGASIQWLRDEMRMIKTSAQSEEYADNVFDTAGVYVVPAFTGMGAPYWDPYARGTIVGITRGCKKEHFIRATLESICYQSADVIKAMQEDAACPLKELRVDGGASANNFLMQFQSNICGVTSYRPKCIETTALGAAYLAGIAVGYWKDKEDVTRNWQLGRKFECKMEEEERIKLLKGWHRAVRCAIAWSQDDED
- a CDS encoding GNAT family N-acetyltransferase; translated protein: MLKKVVLVFHDNANTSLKELEEEKTYLSDFGIDLEIISSQRIQDIWSLYVGSTKAAAVKGDIPENVREVLFLCDDPEDFAYLKDKGAYVCGMITPVSDQGTSFEGAQYIFSEIDDVDADSFIKAYQRQAGEPWDILETDRLRIRETTVEDVDDLYKIYAEPSMTRYMEGLFEDPADEKRYMKDYIEKVYSLMGFGVWSLINKEDGKLIGRAGFSIRNGFDEPELGFFIGVPWQKQGFATESCAAIMEFGRNVLGFDKVQTLVKKENEVSIHLCEKLGFKIIDEVEIEEDIYGTSYMTQGRVSFGPEKRGRYVRLEWTYK
- a CDS encoding sigma-70 family RNA polymerase sigma factor, translated to MRDEEIIELYFRRDERAIDETGRKYGNYCQTIANNILGNRQDVDECLDDTYMKVWNNIPPTRPRIFKVYLAKITRNLAFNMFEKSRTRKRGGGTITEVLDELYDCIPDGNNVEQGALERELAGIIRDFVRNLPKRDADIFTCRYFYTESIEEIAEKFGIKKNNVSVILKRLRDKLAKRLEKEEYLVS
- the thiC gene encoding phosphomethylpyrimidine synthase ThiC, which produces MNRQYHTQMEAARMGIVTPEMEIVAKNEGRTTEFIREHVAKGQIAIPANPRHKGLKPNGIGSMLKTKINVNLGVSRDCKDYDIEMEKVMSAVNLGAEAIMDLSSHGNTQPFRQLLCSKCPAMIGTVPIYDSVIHYQRDLADLTAKDFIDVVRLHAEDGVDFVTLHCGITRKTISQIRDGSRKMNIVSRGGSLVFAWMAMTGHENPFYEYYDEILEICREHDVTVSLGDACRPGCLADATDPCQIEELIRLGELTQRAWDRDVQVMVEGPGHVPMDQIAANMKVQQTICKGAPFYVLGPLVTDIAPGYDHITAAIGGAIAAASGAAFLCYVTPAEHLALPNVEDVRQGIIASKIAAHAADIAKGLPGARDQDDRMADARRKLDWDAQFLEALDPETAKAIRDSRAPEDDHSDTCSMCGKFCAVRSMNKALAGEYIDIL
- the thiD gene encoding bifunctional hydroxymethylpyrimidine kinase/phosphomethylpyrimidine kinase, coding for MIKHTALTIAGSDSSGGAGIQADLKTMLSCGVFGMSAITAITAQNTMGVKSIMQVTPSILSDQLDMIFTDIFPEAVKVGMTFNADLIEVIATKLSEYKAKNIVVDPVMVATSGARLINEDAIDSLCTLLLKEADLITPNIPEAMILSGLSRISNAEDQLLAARIIREKYDCSVLVKGGHMSDDSMSADVLYKEDNSYFWYTSPRIDNPNTHGTGCTLSSAIASFLAKGESMEDAISKAKNYLSRAIAAGLNLGQGSGPLWHMVPSCCDNTDTMKNFSSINDNQILL
- the thiW gene encoding energy coupling factor transporter S component ThiW, with the protein product MKKAEVKKLVVAAMFTALAVSLSTFSFPIGASKCFPIQHMVNVLCAVFLGPWYGVLVAFCTSLIRNLLGTGTLLAFPGSMVGALCCGLAYKLSQKYIPTYIAEVVGTGVIGGLVAFPVASLVMGKEAALFTYVVPFLVSTAGGTVIAALLITVLYKSHAINTLTSLLENDSPVSKSKAS
- the thiE gene encoding thiamine phosphate synthase is translated as MNMNSLIRKHHPQIHIITNYITAEVSVNAVLATGATAIGADSPLEVSEITSSSDALVLNTGTPSLEKYEALKLAGISANTKGIPVVLDPVGVGASSYRKENITSLLNKIHVTCIRGNALEIMNLCSLIKNDTDHNADEVSEITTETAKKTDEITNKTMPYPKSPRLSDNSSELDSKAKKLNTYGVEDAGLGFDKDAVISLSQKLNTIIIISGETVTVVSAKDDFYKEFPGGSIFQKHFTGAGCMMSALLGTYLATGRKENISDLDSISSCILDYESCARKAERRIYGEGKLGTMSYRSTLIDELSLLDKAWRYRFDKSDLNLYAITDRSWLKNTLEEDVEKAILGGATIIQLREKNISDDEYIKRAESIKSVCDKYNIPLIINDNVNVALKVKAAGVHVGQGDTSVSEARKLLGKGYIIGATAHNLEEARIAQDQGADYLGVGAAFGSSTKKDATPLTSLETYKEITSNISIPVVAIGGINESNMDLLTGSGIAGVAIISGIFSASNIEKQTLILSHKAKEDFLS
- a CDS encoding peptidylprolyl isomerase, which encodes MANQNPIVTITMESGDVIKAELYPEIAPNTVNNFISLINKGFYNGVIFHRVIRGFMLQGGDPEGTGMGGPGYSIKGEFSHNGFKNDLKHTPGVLSMARTMIPDSAGSQFFIMHKDAPHLDGEYAAFGKVTEGMDVVNTIAETQTDWNDRPVNEQKMKSVTVDTFGETYPEPEKLPER